DNA from Ictalurus punctatus breed USDA103 chromosome 20, Coco_2.0, whole genome shotgun sequence:
AGGATTGTGTTTAGAACGGCATGTCGCCGGAGATCTGGCGTGCCACCTGCTCCTCCGTGCTCTCCTCCTTCTCGCTCCCTCGTTCTTTATTCCAGTCTTTCAGTCCCTCGGGGAGCGACGTGTCCTCGTCCAGTCCTCCTGTGCCCTCCACAAATTCCTCGTACGTCGACTTCTCGGCGAACGGCCGCGGGCCCAGGAGCTCCACCATGTCGCTCTTATCCAGCACCTCCTTATCCAGCAGGCGCAGCGCCACCTGGTGGTTCAAACATATACGATTTATTATATTCGGTTTACGTgcgttttttctttattctttttctaaggaaaaaaaaaaaatgctacgtACAGCAATTAATAAGAAAGCGTGCACGTAAACTTTCCTAGTCTGTACATTTGAACTAAAACAGATGTTGGATTAGTGTCAGGAATTGGATAccctaaaaaagaaaagaaaagaagcctCATACCTTTTCGACGTCGGCCTTCTTCTCCATCAGCAGCTTCTTCGCACGCACGTAGGCGCTGTTAATAAGATCCCGCACCTCCGAATCGATCAGACGGGCCGTCGCCTCGCTGTACGGCTTCTCCAGAACCACGTCTCCCTGCCGAGGGAGGTCGAAGGACACCTGACCGACCTTCTCGTTCATCCCAAACTGCACTATCTGCGGATGGACGTGCGCATGACACACTATCAACTACTCTCATAACAGATCATAAATAGATCGACTGGATTCTGTATCACTTGTAAACTGTTttagatgaaaagaaagaaggaatgtACACATAAATTTGAAATGGAGTAGTAAATATTCTTTAGAAAAAtgacagtgctgtgaaaaagtattcacccccatcTTGATttcctctgtctgtgtgtgtataaaacaaaggcaacctgagtaaacacacaatacagtttttatacgataatattatttattgaagcaaaaaaagttctccaataccaactgggtccgtgtgaaaatgtattttcccccgtAGTTTATAATTCCCctaatctatgaaactgcattcataacggggttcagctggactagacgcaaccaggcctgattactgcaaaccctgttggacaactctttaaataaataaataaataaataaagattgtattgtgtgtttactcaggtcgccTTTCTTTTACGTTGTATTTCgattgaagatctaaaactatttagtacaggatatacacaaaaacagaagaaatcaggatggggcaaatactttttcacatccCTGTATATAATATCAGTGACCAGTTTTGGCAAACTTGGCGTTTCCACTATAAAGAAATGTCATGAAATGAAAGCGACAGCGAGAGCGAGATTAAATACTTTACTATGAATTTAGTCTTATCGTGTTAAGTGTCCCACCTGTGCGTACGCGCTCTGCGTCACCTTCCTCAGGTCGTCCTGCGCTCCTGTGGTGATGCGACCGAAGAAGATCTCCTCAGCGATACGGCCGCCGAGCGTCATGCACATCCGGTCCATCAGCTGCTCCTTGGTGTAGAGGTACTGCTCTTTTGGGAGGTACTGCGCGTAGCCCAGACCTTTACCACGTGGGATGATGGACACCTGAAAAGACGGCGTTACAACATCATTAAGATAACACCTGCAAATAAACGCACGACTAACACAAAGTCAGAATTGATTGGTACCTTTAACAGAGGGTCTGCGTGCTCCAGGTACCACCCAGCTACGGCATGTCCTGCCTCATGGTACGCTACGGTCTTTTTCTCCTCAGGCTGCAGCACCTGCGTCTTCTTCTctaaacctacacacacacacacacacacacacacacacacacacacagcatctgaAGGCTCAGTACAAAAGACACCAATTTTATTACTAGTGTactattacattacattagattacaTGACAGTGGAATGGAGCTGTACACAGTGTTTGGTTACGTTTACACACTCACCTCCGATCACACGCTCGATAGCCTGCTCAAAATGTTTCTGCGTGATGGCGTCAGAGAGGTGGCGAGCCGCGATCAACGCTGCCTCGTTACACACGTTAGCAATGTCAGCGCCTACCGacaaacaacagcaaaacaGTACCAGAATCGCATTTAGTGTCCTTTACTGAAACTTTTCATGCATTGGTCGTAAAATAGTATTTGCACCCCACtgtttgttggtgtgtttttttgtttttaattactcGAGGATTAAGAAAATGAACGCTTACCTGAAAAGCCAGGTGTAAGGGCAGCCATCTTCCTAGCTAGATTCTCCTTGTCCAAATCTTCACGCAGCTTCAGGGGTCTCAGGTGAACTTTAAATATTGATGCTCTGCCTTTGATATCAGGATGACCTGCACACAGTGCAACAcaagatgataaaaaaaatatgatatcTTGAAGGCATTTCTCCAATACACAATACTACCACAATATTCCATCAATACAGAAGTGTTGCATTAATAAAcctgttttaaataatataaacatataataatacatttttatatttaaaaaatttaaccCTGCAAAGTGTGTTGGTTTTCAGCTGAATAAAAATTGATTATtgtgacaatttttcacaatattGATATCGTTTCAAGACATTGCACACCCCTGGTGGTAATTATGGGAATTACAGGAATTGTTGAAATTCCTATGAAATGAACAAAAGATTATTATTAACGTTATTAGAATCTGTcgttattataattattgaatgtcgctgtaaaaacaaaacctaGACTACACTAAGGATTTCGGATGGAAATGTTTATTGCAAGGTACACGCATTGTGGGTTTAAAGGATTTATTTCATTGCAGAAAaatttgattttgcattcagtGCGAATGAAGTTAATGTTCGTAGCTCTAGAGAATCTAAATCTGCCCGTATACGTGAGGAAATTAAGGCCAGTGTGTATATCTTGCATCAATGGATGACCTCACCTTGATACTGCAGATCTGTATCTGCTGCTGTGATCATAAAGACCATCTCATGCTCATCCCAggacatcctttcaacacactttgtATTGTTTGTCTATCtcagggaggtttttttttttttttttttaatctgagggAGTTTAAAATCTACACCcggatttctataaagctgctttgttacAAGTGCAATTCAAatctaaaaattattttaaaaataaaattgaattgaattatataCCGATGTATATCTGCCTGTCGAAGCGTCCAGGTCTCAGCAGTGCTGGGTCCAGGATGTCCGGTCTGTTCGTACCAGCCAGAACCACGACGTTGGTGGCAGTGTTAAATCCTAAAGCGAGAGAcccaggggaaaaaagaaaaaaaaaagatttgagcATGATGTTCAGAGATGACCTGGATCCTAAATGCTTGGTTAATTATCCggaatgctaatgctaacgttAATAATAAGCATCAGAAGCCCACCGTCCATTTCCACTAGTAGTTGGTTGAGCGTGTTCTCCTGCTCACTCTGCCCTCCGAAACTGCCCCTGCCTCTTTTCCTCCCCACCGCGTCGATTTCATCTATGAAGAGGATGCAGGGGGCGTTCTTGCGCGCCAAAACGAAAAGGTCTCGAACCTGAAACACGATAAAAGACGAAAACAAAAAAGGAGCTAAAAGATTTTTACAACACAAGTAAGATGGCATCTTATGAGACACAGGACCAATATAAGACGGGACcgatataaaatgtatatattgtagAGATTTGGCCCATCTGCTGGCGTGACACAGAGCACATGTCGTGTTTATATGTAGGCATAATTATCCTCAGGGGTGTCAAATTGCATGTGGCAGAcatcttgttttctttttactctCAGAATGATTCTGGCACTCACAGCAGGAGGCGAACTGACTTACCTAAATGTGAGTAGCAACATTAACAGTCAGTGTGAGGTCTCTTACCCTGGCTGGACCGACGCCCACAAACATCTCTAGGAATTCGGAGCCATTAACGGTGATGAAGGGGACGTTCGCTTCGCCTGCAGTCGCCTTTGCTAACAGGGTCTTCCCAGTACCGGGAGGTCCGGTCAGAATGGCACCctgaaaacaaaccaaagaTAACTTTTAGgcaaataatgaataaaaagaatGTGTTAACATGTTAACAAAGACTGAAAAAATAGAACATACGAATTACTATCACTGGTCACTACTAGATTCGTTATTAGTGATATTGCTTCTTAATAGAACCGGACACTGTTATTATATGTCCAAAACAAATCGCTCAGACAGAACCAAAATACAATTgctggcattacaaaatgagaCTGGGACATCATTATTTCATGCATGGAACACACTCCAACCCAAACAAGTCAATTTTGTACCTTAGGGATCTTGGCCCCAAGGTCCTGGTACTGCTTGGGGTTCTTCAGGAAGTTAACAAACTCCATGATCTCCAGCTTGGCCTCCTCGCACCCGGCCACGTCCTTGAACTTGACGTCGATCTCGTCACGCAGCACTTTGGCCGTGGTTTCGCTGACGCTGAACAGGCCACCCATGCCCCTGCCAGGCCGCCCGGCTCCCGCGGGTCCTCGCCGCAGCATGAAGAGCAGGAAGCCGATGATGAGTGCGGTGGGAAGCATGCTGAGGAGGAAAGagctggagagaaaaaaaataataatttaacctGAATTGACTGATTCACTGTTCTAACAAATTACCATccccacagcgctgctgaattctccattctgattggtcaggatgtGTAGACTCACTTtatacagcagcagctctggcaAGATTTCCATCATTGTCAAATCTCAGGAAAATAACACCTCGCCTTTTATTCCTGGCATAATCAACCACCATTATACGAAGTTACGTTGCAGTATTAAAGTCACAAAGTTACCCGTCACTCTCAGTGGAGTAAACCACAGGCAGTCTGTTCTCCATTTCGATACCCAGCTCCATCTGAGCCGTCTCCAGATTCCGCTCAAACGTGTCCACGCTGCCGATGTTAAACCACACgtatttctaaaacaaac
Protein-coding regions in this window:
- the afg3l2 gene encoding AFG3-like protein 2; the protein is MAHRYLHLSRGCRNLYGVLLPNFRSPKAARLVSTQTDALQKRVLLSQVLDTYRRLCSKPPKGFEKYFPKNGEPKPQNSEAQEAKPNNGQKNSGKSDGGGGGGGGGGAAGGGGGKKGGKRDENNWFNRIQKGEIPWDDKDFRMYLMVSATFWAAVSYYFFRDAGKEVTWKDFVNGYLAKGVVDRLEVVNKRFVKVVFSQGKAEADGKYVWFNIGSVDTFERNLETAQMELGIEMENRLPVVYSTESDGSFLLSMLPTALIIGFLLFMLRRGPAGAGRPGRGMGGLFSVSETTAKVLRDEIDVKFKDVAGCEEAKLEIMEFVNFLKNPKQYQDLGAKIPKGAILTGPPGTGKTLLAKATAGEANVPFITVNGSEFLEMFVGVGPARVRDLFVLARKNAPCILFIDEIDAVGRKRGRGSFGGQSEQENTLNQLLVEMDGFNTATNVVVLAGTNRPDILDPALLRPGRFDRQIYIGHPDIKGRASIFKVHLRPLKLREDLDKENLARKMAALTPGFSGADIANVCNEAALIAARHLSDAITQKHFEQAIERVIGGLEKKTQVLQPEEKKTVAYHEAGHAVAGWYLEHADPLLKVSIIPRGKGLGYAQYLPKEQYLYTKEQLMDRMCMTLGGRIAEEIFFGRITTGAQDDLRKVTQSAYAQIVQFGMNEKVGQVSFDLPRQGDVVLEKPYSEATARLIDSEVRDLINSAYVRAKKLLMEKKADVEKVALRLLDKEVLDKSDMVELLGPRPFAEKSTYEEFVEGTGGLDEDTSLPEGLKDWNKERGSEKEESTEEQVARQISGDMPF